The Buchnera aphidicola (Pseudoregma panicola) genome contains the following window.
ATTTAATTATATCTAGTGTTTTAATGGCATTAGGAATGATGATGGTTCCTCCATCTAGTATATCATTTCCATTTAAGTTAATACTTTTTGTATTAGCAGATGGATGGAATTTGTTAATAAGTTCTTTAGTAAAAAGTTTTTATTTTTAAATTTTATTATAATTTTAAAACATTAGGTAAAAAATATGACTTTAGAAACTGTAGATAGTTTATTAGGCGAATCAATAAAAATGATTATTATATTATCTATGCCATTATTAATTGTTGTATTATTAATAGGTTTGATAATAAGTATATTGCAGTCTGCTACTCAAATTAATGAACAAACTTTATCTTTTGTGCCTAAAGTGTTTTCTATATTAAGTATACTGATATTATTAGGGCCTTGGATTTTAAACACTATAATAAATTATATTAAAGATTTATTTAAAATTTTACCTGTTATTATAAACGAATGATAAATTTTAATTTTTATGAAATTTTTAATCTTATTAATAAATTAATTTTTCCATTTTCTAGAATATTATCAATATTGATTATGGTTCCAGTGTTTGGAGAAAAATTTTTAAATAAAAGGGCAAAAATATTGTTTTCAATATTTTTAAGTTTTTTATATATAAAATTTTATAAAATAGAAAATTATATAAATTTATTTTCTAATTATGGTTTATTAATTTTATTAAAACAAATATTTATAGGATTTTTTTTTGGATTTATAATACAATCAATTTTTTCTATATCTATTATAATTGGAGAAATATTAAGTTCCCAAATAGGATTATCATTTTCTACTATTTTTGATGTTTCTCAGAAATGGAATTCTTCAATATTTTCTTATTTTATAAAAATATTTATTTTAATGACTTTTTTATCTATGGATGGTCATTTTTGGATAATTTATACAATATTTAATAGTTTTTTATTAATTCCTATTGAAAATTTAAAATTTTCTAAAAAAATTTTTTTTTTAATATTTTATTTTTTTGCTAATATTTTTTATAATGGTATTTTAATAATTTTATCTATTATAATACTTATTTTAGCATTGAATATTATGATGGCTATATTAAATAGAACAATACCTCAACTTTCTGTTTTTTCAATTTTTTTACCTATTCTTTTGTTAATAAGTTTATTAATTTTATATTTTTATATACCAATTAACATAAATAATTTTGTATTTTTTTTAAGAGATTCATTTGAAAAAGTAAATAATTTAAAACAAAATTTGATTTTTTATAAATTTTAATTTTTTTATATATTATCAAAATTTTTTAAAATTAAACGAATTGATTTATTTTTATTTTTTTGTTTTCAATTCGTTTAATAAATTATTTTTTATAAAATTTTATTTTATATCATATTCTTTATACCATACATGTTTTTTTAATATTGGATCATATTTTTTTAATTTAAGTTTTTCTGGATTATTTATTTTATTTTTACTAGTAGTATAAAAATGTCCATTTTTTGAAGTAGATAATAATTTTATTTTTTTTCTAGATTTTTTAGCCATATGTTCCTCAAAAATATATATTTTTTAAAAATA
Protein-coding sequences here:
- the fliQ gene encoding flagellar biosynthesis protein FliQ is translated as MTLETVDSLLGESIKMIIILSMPLLIVVLLIGLIISILQSATQINEQTLSFVPKVFSILSILILLGPWILNTIINYIKDLFKILPVIINE
- the rpmG gene encoding 50S ribosomal protein L33 encodes the protein MAKKSRKKIKLLSTSKNGHFYTTSKNKINNPEKLKLKKYDPILKKHVWYKEYDIK
- a CDS encoding flagellar biosynthetic protein FliR; amino-acid sequence: MINFNFYEIFNLINKLIFPFSRILSILIMVPVFGEKFLNKRAKILFSIFLSFLYIKFYKIENYINLFSNYGLLILLKQIFIGFFFGFIIQSIFSISIIIGEILSSQIGLSFSTIFDVSQKWNSSIFSYFIKIFILMTFLSMDGHFWIIYTIFNSFLLIPIENLKFSKKIFFLIFYFFANIFYNGILIILSIIILILALNIMMAILNRTIPQLSVFSIFLPILLLISLLILYFYIPININNFVFFLRDSFEKVNNLKQNLIFYKF